In one Nicotiana tomentosiformis chromosome 6, ASM39032v3, whole genome shotgun sequence genomic region, the following are encoded:
- the LOC104098832 gene encoding syntaxin-related protein KNOLLE: protein MNDLMTKSFTSYVDLKKAAMKDVEAGPDLEMGMTQMDQNLTAFLEEAEKVKLEMNSIKDILRRLQDTNEESKSLHKPEARKSMRNRINSDILAVLKKARAIRSQLEEMDRSNAINRRLSGCKEGTPVDRTRSAVTNGLRKKLKELMMDFQGLRQRMMTEYKETVGRRYFTVTGEHPDEEVIEKIISSGNGQGGEEFLSRAIQEHGRGKVLETVVEIQDRHDAAKEIEKSLLELHQIFLDMAVMVEAQGEKMDDIEHHVMNAAQYVNDGTKNLKTAKDYQKSSRKWMCIAIIILLILILVVIIPIATSFSKS, encoded by the exons ATGAATGACCTTATGACCAAATCTTTCACAAGCTACGTTGATTTGAAGAAAGCAGCGATGAAAGATGTTGAAGCTGGTCCAGATTTGGAAATGGGTATGACCCAAATGGACCAAAATCTCACTGCTTTTCTAGAAGAAGCAGAGAAGGTCAAACTCGAAATGAATTCAATCAAAGATATCCTTCGCCGTTTACAAGACACCAACGAAGAAAGCAAGTCACTGCACAAACCCGAAGCTCGGAAGTCTATGCGAAATCGAATAAACTCAGATATTCTAGCTGTGTTAAAGAAGGCTAGAGCTATTAGGTCTCAGCTTGAAGAAATGGACCGGTCCAATGCAATAAACCGGCGGCTTTCTGGGTGTAAAGAAGGTACACCGGTTGATAGGACACGGTCTGCTGTTACAAATGGGCTTAGGAAAAAGCTTAAGGAGCTAATGATGGATTTTCAGGGGCTAAGGCAGAGGATGATGACTGAGTATAAAGAAACTGTTGGAAGAAGATATTTTACTGTGACTGGTGAGCACCCAGATGAAGAAGTAATTGAGAAGATCATTTCTAGTGGTAATGGTCAAGGTGGTGAAGAATTTCTTTCTAGAGCAATTCAG GAGCATGGGAGGGGGAAGGTGTTGGAAACAGTGGTAGAGATACAGGACCGCCACGACGCGGCTAAGGAGATAGAAAAGAGCTTGCTGGAGCTGCACCAGATATTCTTGGACATGGCAGTGATGGTTGAGGCACAAGGAGAGAAAATGGATGACATTGAGCACCATGTGATGAATGCAGCACAGTATGTTAATGATGGAACTAAGAATCTCAAGACTGCAAAAGACTACCAAAAGAGCAGCAGAAAATGGATGTGCATTGCCATTATAATTCTCCTAATTCTCATCCTTGTAGTTATCATCCCCATTGCTACCAGTTTCAGCAAATCTTGA